Proteins from a genomic interval of Inediibacterium massiliense:
- a CDS encoding pentapeptide repeat-containing protein, protein MSTNQDEFKLIRPKFINGIENMYTQMNDIKDEDKFEHVYISDCSIDNQMAYQVSFEGVIFKNVSFQDIALESLELTNVRFENCDLSNVDFKGAIIHRTEFVNCKLIGIDLSNATLQNVYVKECNGKFSFMRFIQMKKVLFQDSLLENSDFQNSKLSKIQFDNCNLQLSQMSGTSLSGIDLSTSIVDGLGVRQEDIRGAIVSPLQAVNFSKLLGLVIKS, encoded by the coding sequence GTGAGTACGAATCAAGATGAGTTTAAATTAATAAGACCCAAATTTATAAATGGGATTGAAAATATGTATACCCAAATGAATGATATAAAAGATGAAGATAAATTTGAACATGTTTATATATCGGATTGCAGCATAGATAATCAAATGGCTTATCAAGTAAGTTTTGAAGGTGTGATTTTTAAAAATGTAAGTTTTCAGGATATAGCATTGGAATCATTAGAGCTGACAAACGTAAGATTTGAAAATTGCGATCTATCAAATGTAGATTTTAAGGGAGCAATTATTCATCGAACGGAGTTTGTGAATTGCAAGCTTATAGGTATAGATCTAAGCAATGCTACACTCCAGAATGTTTATGTAAAAGAATGTAATGGAAAGTTTTCATTTATGAGATTTATTCAAATGAAAAAAGTTTTATTTCAAGATAGTCTGTTGGAAAATAGTGATTTTCAAAATAGTAAATTATCTAAAATACAATTTGATAACTGCAATTTACAGTTAAGTCAGATGTCTGGAACTAGCCTATCAGGGATAGATTTGAGTACTTCCATTGTAGACGGATTAGGAGTACGGCAGGAAGATATTAGGGGAGCAATAGTTTCTCCCTTGCAAGCTGTAAATTTTTCAAAATTGTTAGGACTTGTAATAAAGTCATAA